A genomic segment from Chanos chanos chromosome 2, fChaCha1.1, whole genome shotgun sequence encodes:
- the fezf1 gene encoding fez family zinc finger protein 1, which yields MDSALYHTAGIFGAPSASGNRTAGGNMITSPKPLAFSIERIMARTPEPKSIPFPNLFHAPVGKTDPKQALGANPSPLHCMIPFVPLAYEPGHKLHINGLEGNHADSFSHNPTELVSIGVNYKNEQSDVAPTLGQYKLFRPRVVNQSSFHAMGAVCYLNCGESPCPPPAGLVNLHPMASYFLNTPLQARQKALLTEKNKPGHTAERYPTGMSFKDLSHTQLQHYMKESAQILSEKLFKSSSKVNNGSPQSKPKVFTCEVCGKVFNAHYNLTRHMPVHTGARPFVCKVCGKGFRQASTLCRHKIIHTQEKPHKCNQCGKAFNRSSTLNTHTRIHAGYKPFVCEFCGKGFHQKGNYKNHKLTHSGEKQFKCNICNKAFHQVYNLTFHMHTHNDKKPFTCPTCGKGFCRNFDLKKHIRKLHDVSPGPPSPSALNTNVEGQ from the exons ATGGACAGTGCGCTGTACCACACAGCGGGAATATTCGGCGCCCCTTCGGCTTCAGGAAACCGAACTGCAGGAGGAAACATGATCACTAGCCCTAAACCACTCGCTTTTTCGATCGAGAGGATTATGGCCAGGACACCCGAACCAAAGTCGATACCGTTCCCCAACTTGTTTCACGCTCCCGTGGGGAAAACAGACCCCAAGCAGGCTCTAGGCGCAAACCCCTCCCCGCTGCATTGCATGATCCCTTTCGTGCCGCTCGCGTACGAACCGGGTCACAAACTTCACATCAACGGATTAGAGGGAAACCACGCCGATTCCTTTTCGCATAACCCTACCGAACTGGTGAGTATCGGTGTAAATTATAAGAATGAGCAATCGGATGTGGCTCCCACGCTCGGACAGTACAAACTATTTCGGCCACGTGTGGTGAATCAGTCGTCTTTCCACGCTATGGGAGCGGTGTGTTACCTTAATTGTGGGGAAAGCCCGTGTCCACCTCCGGCGGGTTTAGTTAATCTTCATCCCATGGCTTCATATTTCCTCAACACGCCACTGCAGGCGCGTCAAAAAGCCCTGctaactgagaaaaacaaaccgGGCCACACTGCGGAGAGATACCCAACTGGGATGTCGTTCAAGGACCTCTCACACACCCAGCTACAGCACTACATGAAAGAGAGCGCACAGATTCTCTCGGAAAAACTTTTCAAGAGCTCCTCTAAAGTGAACAACGGGTCCCCGCAGAGCAAACCTAAAGTATTCACCTGTGAAGTTTGCGGAAAG GTGTTCAATGCGCACTACAATTTAACACGCCACATGCCTGTGCACACGGGAGCCCGACCTTTCGTGTGTAAAGTGTGCGGGAAAGGATTCCGGCAAGCCAGCACGCTCTGTCGCCACAAAATCATCCATACTCAG GAAAAGCCACATAAATGCAACCAGTGTGGGAAAGCATTCAACCGAAGTTCAACTTTGAACACCCATACACGGATACACGCAGGCTACAAACCCTTTGTATGTGAATTCTGTGGCAAGGGTTTTCATCAGAAAG GTAACTACAAGAACCACAAGTTGACTCACAGCGGTGAGAAACAGTTCAAATGCAATATCTGCAACAAAGCGTTTCACCAAGTGTACAACCTGACgtttcacatgcacacgcacaatGACAAGAAACCTTTCACGTGTCCGACTTGTGGCAAGGGCTTCTGTAGGAACTTTGACCTGAAAAAGCACATCCGAAAACTGCACGACGTTTCCCCTGGACCCCCATCTCCGTCTGCTCTTAATACAAACGTCGAGGGTCAGTAG